CTTTCAATCTTGGAAATAGTTCATACATTTCATCCAGAAGTTTTTGGATCTCATTTTGATCATTTATTGTATATGCACCCATCAGTAGATTGTCTTTCACCGACATTTTTCCAAAGACATGTCTACCCTCCGGGACATGTGCTATACCGAGTTTTACTATTTCATGAGCTGGCAGTCTATCTATTCTTTTACCCATGAACTCAATTGTGCCAGAAAAAGGTTTCAAGAGACCAGATATTGTTCTCAAAATGGTTGATTTACCCGCACCATTAGAGCCAACTATTGAGACTAATTCTCCTTCTTCAACGCTAAAAGAAACGTCGAAAATAACCGGCACACTGTCATATCCTACTGTTAGCCTGTCGACTTTTAGCATAGTATCTCTCCCCCAAATAAGCCTTTATGACTTCATCGTTATTTATTATCTCCTCTGGGCTTCCTTCGGCGATTTTCTTGCCGGCGTTGAGAACTACGACTCTATTCGATATGGGCATGATAGCCTCCATAACATGCTCAACTATCAAAAGTGTTATACCATCTCTGTTGAGATTCACACAGAGCTCCATTGCCTCCTTCACTTCTGTTTTGTTCAATCCAGCCATGGCTTCATCGAGCATTATCATTTTTGGTCTTGTTGCCAATACCCTTGCGACTTCGAGTCTTTTCTTGTCGGCTATTGTTAAACTTCCAGCCGGCATATCCCTCTTTTCCCAAAGATGAGTCATATTTAGAACTTGATCTGCTATACTTTCAGCTTCCTTTTTACTGGACGCATGAAGAAATGCCCCAGTCAAAACATTTTCTTTGACTGTCATATCCTTTAATGGCTTTACTATCTGAAAAGTTCTTGTCAAACCCATTGTAGTAATCTCATGTGTACTTCTGCCAGTTATATCTATTCCACCAAACAAAACTCTTCCAGAAAAAGGTTTGTAGAAACCACTGATACAATTAAAAAGTGTTGTCTTTCCAGCACCATTGGGACCTATCAGACTGACTATCTCTCCTTCATTCACTGTAAAAGAAACATTATCATTCGCAATGAGACTGCCAAATTTCATCGTCACACCTTGAATTTCAAGCAGTGGTTTTGGCATATTGTGCACCTCTCTTTTTGAATCTCTTGAACAAACCAAGTACACCACGAGGCTCAAAACATGCAACTATGACAATTAAAGCACCGTAAATCATCAAATCTATACCTTTACCAGTTCCACCAAGAAAGGCACGCGTGTACTCAGAGAGTGGTATGAGAATAGCGGCTCCTATGATTGGGCCATAGATGTTACCAAGACCTCCAAGGACTGTGAGCAAGACAATTTTCATAGATATATCCAGTCCAAAAACCATGAATGGATCTATGTAAAGAATATATTGAGCGTAGAGGGTTCCAAACAAAGCTGTGATAGCAGAACTTATCATCATCGCGTAGAGTTTGTATCGTGTTGTATTTATTCCCAGTGCTTCTGCGGCTTCATGGCTCTCGCGTATCGCTTTTAGATAATACCCGATTTTGTTTCTTTCGATCAAAATCGCAATGATTACACTTATCGCAAATAGTATATATGCGATCAAAAAATACGGTATCTTTGATTTATGAAACTGCATGACCCAAAAACTATCAGGTTTTACAGGAATTGATATCCCCGTTGCTCCCTCAACATAATCCCAACTGACAAAAAGTTGCTTTATAATCTCCGCCACGGCTAATGTTGCTATGGCAAAATAATGTCCCTTCAAACGAAAACAAGGATAACTAACAATGGCAGACACTAATGCGGCAAATAGAGCACCTAAGATCATTCCAATCCATGGAGAAGCGCCAAATTTGTAAAACAATATCGTTGATGTATATGCGCCTATCCCAAAGAAAGCTGCATGACCAAAAGAAGTCTGACCAGCAAAACCCGTTATTATATTCCAACCTTCTCCAAGTCCGGCAAAGATCAAGAACATTATCATAATATGTTGAAAATTCACATTGCGAAAAATAAACGGAAGAACTAAAATAATTACAAAAATCAGATAAAGCATACGATTTCTCATTATCCCATTCACCACCCGAATAGACCCTTAGGTCTAAACTGAAGGACCAAAAGGTATATGAGAAAGGCAAGGGCATATTTAAACTGTGTTCCTAAGTAAAAACCTCCAAGAGCTTCTGTTAAACCGATGAGAATGCCCGCATAGAAGGCTCCCCAAATATTTCCAAAACCTCCAAGTGCCACTATCACAAAGGCGAGTAATCCATACATGGCACCGGATTCTGGATACACTGGAAAGATTCCCGAAAGAAGCGTTCCAGCTACACCAACACATATTCCCGACAGAGCAAATGTTATCGCATATACC
The DNA window shown above is from Thermotoga profunda AZM34c06 and carries:
- a CDS encoding ABC transporter ATP-binding protein, encoding MLKVDRLTVGYDSVPVIFDVSFSVEEGELVSIVGSNGAGKSTILRTISGLLKPFSGTIEFMGKRIDRLPAHEIVKLGIAHVPEGRHVFGKMSVKDNLLMGAYTINDQNEIQKLLDEMYELFPRLKERENQKAETMSGGEQQMLAVARALMAKPKLILVDEMSLGLMPLMVDKVLEILKEVNKKKGVTILMVEQKVQEALEIADRGYILQTGKIVAHGTGRELLESDLVKRAYLGM
- a CDS encoding ABC transporter ATP-binding protein; the protein is MPKPLLEIQGVTMKFGSLIANDNVSFTVNEGEIVSLIGPNGAGKTTLFNCISGFYKPFSGRVLFGGIDITGRSTHEITTMGLTRTFQIVKPLKDMTVKENVLTGAFLHASSKKEAESIADQVLNMTHLWEKRDMPAGSLTIADKKRLEVARVLATRPKMIMLDEAMAGLNKTEVKEAMELCVNLNRDGITLLIVEHVMEAIMPISNRVVVLNAGKKIAEGSPEEIINNDEVIKAYLGERYYAKSRQANSRI
- a CDS encoding branched-chain amino acid ABC transporter permease → MNFQHIMIMFLIFAGLGEGWNIITGFAGQTSFGHAAFFGIGAYTSTILFYKFGASPWIGMILGALFAALVSAIVSYPCFRLKGHYFAIATLAVAEIIKQLFVSWDYVEGATGISIPVKPDSFWVMQFHKSKIPYFLIAYILFAISVIIAILIERNKIGYYLKAIRESHEAAEALGINTTRYKLYAMMISSAITALFGTLYAQYILYIDPFMVFGLDISMKIVLLTVLGGLGNIYGPIIGAAILIPLSEYTRAFLGGTGKGIDLMIYGALIVIVACFEPRGVLGLFKRFKKRGAQYAKTTA